The Saccharothrix variisporea genome has a segment encoding these proteins:
- a CDS encoding DUF6355 family natural product biosynthesis protein translates to MSATKIRHAAALVTAIAGLVLTPTGDASATQVVCGYHHVNPDQNEGAIAVYTHCADSFILIHIDNSNGHAYHRCVSPWSSVPFFRGDGVTNAYYVPITPETMVINGKRMCRLGQPPARVAATAL, encoded by the coding sequence ATGAGCGCCACAAAGATCCGACACGCCGCCGCTCTCGTCACGGCCATCGCCGGGCTGGTGCTGACACCAACCGGCGATGCCTCAGCGACCCAGGTCGTCTGCGGCTACCACCACGTCAACCCCGACCAGAACGAAGGCGCCATCGCCGTCTACACCCACTGCGCCGACTCCTTCATCCTCATCCACATCGACAACTCCAACGGCCACGCCTACCACCGCTGCGTCTCACCCTGGTCTTCGGTCCCGTTCTTCCGCGGCGACGGAGTCACCAACGCCTACTACGTCCCCATCACCCCCGAAACCATGGTCATCAACGGCAAACGCATGTGCCGACTCGGACAGCCACCGGCGCGCGTCGCAGCAACAGCACTCTGA
- a CDS encoding RCC1 domain-containing protein: protein MPTQTKGVGGNGFLTGIKAVSAGRHSMALATDGTVFAWGDNGEGQLGKGTTIEAWTPVKVQLPNAGGPLPNIKAISAGKHSELSTVHSLALDAHGNVWSWGNNTKGELGDGTFVQRNNPVQVTSLTNVVEVSGGLACSLAVHWTGRVFAWGDNSYGQLGNGSTTGQNKPQLVLNVNSSGAADVLTGIASVSVARHSLAVGVNGKLYAWGRNTEGQLGIDNAPAQYTPAEVSLMATTVAASAGYRHSLALRADGLVFAWGDNSDGQLGDGTTVSRHTPMPVKAPVGDPSGAKYLTRIVAIAAGYYSSCALRADGKLFTWGNGLSLGNGSNSGSATPVQVSNLSGVMSVHAGTTHYVVTV, encoded by the coding sequence GTGCCGACGCAGACCAAAGGTGTCGGCGGCAACGGGTTCCTGACCGGGATCAAAGCGGTCTCCGCGGGCAGGCACAGCATGGCGCTCGCGACTGACGGCACGGTGTTCGCCTGGGGCGACAACGGCGAAGGCCAACTCGGCAAGGGCACGACGATCGAGGCGTGGACTCCGGTGAAGGTCCAGCTGCCCAACGCCGGCGGCCCGTTGCCGAACATCAAGGCGATCTCAGCCGGCAAGCACTCGGAGCTCAGCACCGTCCACAGTCTGGCCTTGGACGCCCACGGCAACGTGTGGAGCTGGGGCAACAACACGAAAGGTGAACTCGGTGACGGCACGTTCGTCCAGCGCAACAACCCGGTGCAGGTCACCTCGCTGACCAACGTGGTCGAGGTGAGTGGTGGACTCGCCTGCTCGCTCGCCGTCCACTGGACCGGCAGGGTGTTCGCCTGGGGTGACAACAGCTACGGGCAACTCGGCAACGGCAGCACCACGGGCCAGAACAAACCCCAACTGGTGTTGAACGTCAACAGCAGCGGCGCCGCCGACGTGCTCACCGGAATCGCGTCCGTGTCCGTCGCACGCCACTCGCTCGCTGTCGGCGTGAACGGCAAGCTGTACGCGTGGGGCCGGAACACCGAGGGCCAACTCGGCATCGACAACGCGCCTGCGCAATACACCCCGGCCGAAGTTTCGCTGATGGCCACGACCGTCGCGGCCTCCGCCGGGTACCGGCACAGCCTCGCCCTCCGGGCCGACGGCTTGGTCTTCGCCTGGGGCGACAACAGCGACGGTCAACTCGGCGACGGAACCACCGTCTCCCGCCACACCCCGATGCCGGTGAAGGCCCCTGTCGGCGATCCATCCGGCGCGAAGTACCTGACCAGGATCGTGGCGATCGCGGCCGGCTACTACTCCAGCTGCGCCCTGCGGGCGGACGGGAAGCTGTTCACGTGGGGCAACGGTCTATCCCTGGGCAATGGCAGCAACAGCGGTAGCGCGACGCCGGTGCAGGTGAGCAACCTCAGTGGGGTCATGAGTGTCCACGCGGGCACAACTCATTACGTCGTAACCGTCTAG
- a CDS encoding AAA family ATPase: MGTHSTGKSTFIARLTHELRRQSVQVSTVVDLGERAQQLGLPILHNHTWVSTMWFITHGISQEMAQWPHSDAVLVDRAVPDALGYYRAALAHRGEEPDSGLIAHMETIVRGHSHVYDLLYRTTLDESVPLGTDKPRDNDATFRELADHHVANVLRDLDINHRLLRVDGHDQAVADSVSFVLNRLSEEAEPTDHRSEHATRN, encoded by the coding sequence ATGGGCACCCACTCCACCGGCAAGAGCACGTTCATCGCCCGCCTGACCCACGAGCTGCGTAGACAGTCCGTCCAGGTGTCCACGGTGGTAGACCTGGGTGAACGCGCACAGCAGCTGGGGTTGCCGATCCTGCACAACCACACGTGGGTCTCCACGATGTGGTTCATCACCCACGGCATCAGCCAGGAGATGGCGCAATGGCCGCACTCCGACGCCGTGCTGGTCGACCGCGCGGTGCCCGACGCCCTGGGCTACTACCGCGCCGCACTCGCCCACCGCGGGGAAGAGCCCGACTCCGGACTCATCGCCCACATGGAGACGATCGTCCGAGGCCACAGCCACGTCTACGACCTGCTGTACCGGACGACGCTCGACGAGTCGGTCCCACTCGGAACCGACAAACCTCGCGACAACGACGCCACGTTCCGCGAACTGGCCGACCACCACGTGGCGAACGTCCTGCGAGACCTCGACATCAACCACCGACTTCTGCGGGTCGACGGACACGACCAGGCGGTGGCGGACAGCGTGAGCTTCGTCCTCAACCGCCTCTCCGAGGAAGCGGAACCCACCGATCACCGATCGGAACACGCCACACGCAACTGA
- a CDS encoding SDR family NAD(P)-dependent oxidoreductase has translation MSYFDGKVAVITGAGSGIGRALAVELSRQGAHLALLDQDSAALAETARRCELPGVRVVTQTVDVTDWGSMQAAAGTVAKELGGAGAVFAVAGIIHRGSVLESEVSDIELVMSVNWLGVVHTVKAFLAQVIASTDGRIVTFSSAFGLAAISKYSAYNSSKFAVRAFSESLRQEMSLSRHRVPVTCVYPGGVRTPIVRNGLFAASENPEAVTKSFETRIARMTPEQAAAIVLKGVERGRARVFVGSDARLVAALVRVVGGHYQDLVPKLVRLLRRRTPSGRS, from the coding sequence ATGAGCTATTTCGACGGCAAGGTAGCCGTGATCACCGGCGCCGGCTCAGGGATCGGGCGAGCGCTGGCTGTCGAGCTATCGCGCCAGGGAGCGCATCTCGCGCTACTCGATCAAGACAGCGCCGCTTTGGCCGAAACCGCACGCCGATGCGAACTTCCCGGCGTGCGCGTTGTTACCCAGACCGTTGATGTCACCGACTGGGGTTCGATGCAGGCCGCCGCAGGCACTGTCGCCAAGGAGTTGGGAGGTGCCGGTGCAGTCTTCGCGGTCGCCGGCATAATTCACCGGGGAAGCGTGCTTGAGTCCGAGGTTTCGGACATTGAGCTGGTCATGTCGGTGAACTGGTTGGGAGTCGTCCACACGGTGAAGGCCTTTCTCGCGCAGGTCATCGCCTCGACGGATGGTCGGATCGTGACGTTCTCCAGCGCCTTCGGGCTGGCGGCAATCTCGAAGTACAGCGCGTACAACTCGTCGAAATTCGCGGTACGAGCTTTCAGCGAGTCATTGCGACAGGAGATGTCCCTCTCCCGCCACCGGGTTCCGGTGACATGCGTGTATCCGGGCGGCGTGCGTACTCCGATAGTGCGCAATGGCCTCTTCGCGGCGAGCGAGAACCCTGAAGCCGTGACGAAGAGCTTCGAAACACGTATTGCGCGCATGACCCCGGAGCAGGCCGCCGCGATCGTCCTGAAAGGCGTCGAGCGTGGGCGGGCACGAGTCTTCGTAGGGTCGGACGCACGTCTCGTGGCAGCCTTGGTGCGCGTGGTCGGCGGCCACTACCAGGATCTGGTGCCGAAGCTCGTGCGACTGTTGCGGCGCCGGACGCCGTCCGGCCGCTCGTGA
- a CDS encoding trypsin-like serine protease produces MSTASAGAPKGVELGTSDTGAFSTAAAVTGLRGVSSYEGTGVPADVTAYGAQRVPAGHKVQGYESPTGDDFGTQSIIGADNRVRVDPTTSFPARATVLITRTVNGVERQHCTGWMFGASLVLTAGHCVYNQTTGWYTGQLRFYPGANGTSFPYGSCTAATLRSNTGWTTDGSADADYGGATLNCSIGNTTGWYGAYWTTASLNGTSTTVQGYPGDKAQQQWTHSDQVRESSSLRLYYDNDTVGGNSGSSVHTVRASGSSGCSGRCSLAFHAYGVGSNGHNSGPRITESRFNLVIGWR; encoded by the coding sequence GTGTCGACGGCTTCGGCGGGCGCGCCGAAGGGCGTCGAACTCGGTACCAGCGACACCGGGGCGTTCTCGACGGCCGCCGCGGTCACCGGGCTGCGGGGCGTCTCCAGCTACGAGGGCACCGGCGTGCCGGCCGACGTCACCGCCTACGGTGCCCAGCGCGTGCCCGCCGGGCACAAGGTCCAGGGCTACGAGTCGCCGACCGGCGACGACTTCGGCACGCAGTCGATCATCGGCGCGGACAACCGCGTCCGGGTCGATCCGACCACCAGCTTCCCTGCCCGCGCCACGGTGCTCATCACCCGCACCGTGAACGGCGTCGAGCGGCAGCACTGCACCGGCTGGATGTTCGGCGCCAGCCTGGTGCTCACCGCCGGGCACTGCGTCTACAACCAGACCACCGGCTGGTACACCGGCCAGCTCAGGTTCTACCCCGGCGCGAACGGGACCAGCTTCCCGTACGGCTCCTGCACCGCGGCGACCCTGCGGTCCAACACCGGCTGGACCACCGACGGCAGCGCGGACGCCGACTACGGCGGCGCGACCCTGAACTGCTCCATCGGCAACACCACCGGCTGGTACGGCGCGTACTGGACCACCGCCTCGCTCAACGGCACGTCCACCACGGTCCAGGGCTACCCCGGCGACAAGGCCCAGCAGCAGTGGACCCACTCCGACCAGGTGCGGGAGAGCAGCTCGCTGCGGCTGTACTACGACAACGACACCGTCGGCGGCAACAGCGGCAGCTCGGTCCACACCGTGCGCGCGTCCGGCTCATCCGGGTGCTCGGGCCGGTGCTCCCTGGCCTTCCACGCCTACGGCGTCGGTTCCAACGGCCACAACAGCGGGCCGCGGATCACCGAGAGCCGGTTCAACCTGGTCATCGGTTGGCGTTGA
- a CDS encoding FAD-binding protein: MTNRKATHFDTTQRRFVDRPPKPGDVALPVLEGIVSTAEADLAWAAEDFGRVVRHRPLAVVRAASRRDIGAIQRFARDHDLPVVPRAQGHSTQGQAQAPGGIVLDLNHLNTIHHIADDLITVDAGATWRQVVTASLAHGATPPVLTDHLDLSVGGTLSVGGLGGASHHHGAQTDNVLELDVITPDGTTHTCSPTQHADLFDAVRAGYGRHGVIVQATLRLIPAPAHTRTYRLRYHRLTDLLADQRRLVDQQRFDYLEGQAKLDDSGAWTYLLDAAHHFTPPARPDDTRLLAELPARTAEVTDTTYWDFLNRLADDIALLRGIGAWQSPHPWSNFLLPDDRIEDLVATTLSEVDRPSLGDSGVVLLYPIPRGKLRTPQLHLPATPTVFLFSLLRAAPTDPPDALGRMVEHNGRTEARVTSAGGTTYLGDVQAAAPKPPASLL, from the coding sequence ATGACGAACCGGAAGGCGACCCATTTCGACACGACGCAACGCCGGTTCGTCGACCGACCGCCGAAGCCCGGCGACGTTGCGCTCCCTGTCTTGGAGGGGATCGTCTCCACCGCCGAAGCAGACCTCGCGTGGGCCGCTGAGGACTTCGGCCGGGTCGTCCGTCACCGCCCGCTCGCCGTCGTGCGCGCCGCATCCCGACGCGACATCGGCGCGATCCAACGTTTCGCCCGCGACCACGACCTACCGGTAGTCCCCCGCGCACAGGGCCACTCCACCCAAGGCCAAGCCCAAGCACCCGGCGGGATCGTGCTCGACCTCAACCACCTGAACACCATCCACCACATCGCCGACGACCTCATCACCGTCGACGCCGGCGCGACCTGGCGCCAGGTCGTCACCGCGTCCCTCGCCCACGGCGCGACTCCCCCGGTCCTCACCGACCACCTCGACCTCTCCGTCGGCGGCACCCTGTCGGTCGGCGGCCTAGGCGGGGCCAGCCACCACCACGGCGCTCAGACGGACAACGTCCTCGAACTCGACGTCATCACCCCGGACGGCACAACGCACACGTGCTCCCCCACCCAACACGCCGACCTCTTCGACGCCGTACGCGCCGGCTATGGCAGACACGGCGTCATCGTCCAAGCCACCCTGCGCCTCATCCCGGCACCCGCCCACACCCGCACCTACCGCCTCCGCTACCACCGCCTCACCGACCTGTTGGCCGACCAACGCCGGCTCGTCGATCAGCAACGCTTCGACTACCTGGAAGGCCAGGCCAAACTCGACGACAGCGGCGCCTGGACCTACCTCCTCGACGCAGCCCACCACTTCACGCCTCCGGCACGACCCGACGACACCCGACTGCTCGCCGAACTACCTGCCAGGACGGCCGAAGTCACCGACACCACCTACTGGGACTTCCTCAACCGGCTCGCCGACGACATCGCCCTCCTCCGCGGGATCGGCGCCTGGCAAAGCCCACACCCGTGGAGCAACTTTCTCCTACCCGACGACCGCATCGAGGACCTTGTCGCCACCACACTGTCCGAAGTAGACCGCCCAAGCCTCGGCGACAGCGGCGTCGTCCTGCTCTACCCGATCCCCCGCGGCAAACTCCGCACACCCCAACTCCACCTCCCCGCCACACCGACCGTCTTCCTGTTCTCCCTACTCCGCGCCGCTCCCACAGACCCACCAGACGCCCTCGGCCGGATGGTCGAGCACAACGGCCGAACCGAGGCGCGAGTCACCTCCGCAGGCGGCACCACCTACCTCGGCGACGTCCAAGCCGCCGCACCCAAGCCACCGGCGTCTCTTCTTTAG
- a CDS encoding 3'-5' exonuclease — protein sequence MTTALPTVLRDHALAVVDLEGNGGQPPEIVEVAILPVDGAPVTEDHSHTWLVRPKNKINGIAHRIHGIGNTDVESCPTWHDTAPAVQQLLEGRTVVAHSAGGDYRVLGEHLPSWRPPMVLDTLKLARKVWPGLPGYGLSDLVTHADLPVGATTGQRRPHRAGFDTWCTWLLLLALVEDATPTWDELVASAALPQFAPIAEPEGGLW from the coding sequence ATGACGACAGCACTTCCCACCGTCCTTCGCGACCACGCGTTGGCCGTGGTCGATCTGGAAGGCAACGGTGGCCAGCCACCCGAGATCGTGGAGGTCGCGATCCTGCCGGTCGACGGCGCTCCGGTCACCGAGGACCACTCGCACACCTGGTTGGTTCGCCCGAAGAACAAGATCAATGGCATCGCCCACCGCATCCACGGCATCGGCAACACCGACGTCGAATCCTGCCCTACGTGGCACGACACAGCTCCGGCGGTGCAGCAACTGCTGGAGGGACGGACCGTGGTCGCGCACTCGGCCGGCGGCGACTACCGCGTGCTGGGCGAGCACCTGCCGTCCTGGAGGCCGCCGATGGTGCTGGACACCTTGAAGCTGGCCAGGAAGGTGTGGCCGGGCCTTCCCGGCTACGGCCTGTCCGACCTCGTCACCCACGCCGACCTGCCCGTCGGTGCCACGACCGGGCAACGCCGACCGCATCGAGCCGGCTTCGACACGTGGTGCACCTGGCTGCTCCTGCTCGCCCTGGTCGAAGACGCGACCCCGACGTGGGACGAGCTCGTCGCGTCGGCCGCACTTCCCCAGTTCGCCCCGATCGCGGAGCCGGAAGGCGGGTTGTGGTGA
- a CDS encoding carboxypeptidase-like regulatory domain-containing protein — protein sequence MGRAHPAKTVLLIGLLAFGACGRGETGSSDASTPPSPTTAQATFTGVVLDGGGRPVDGALVQPKSLDHPPQPVPELAVFSGPDGQFAWHLTPGRYEFSATKEGRTGTPSEATAAAGGTERVELRLP from the coding sequence GTGGGACGTGCACACCCCGCGAAAACGGTTCTGCTGATCGGCCTGCTGGCGTTCGGGGCGTGCGGTCGGGGGGAAACCGGTTCGTCCGACGCGAGCACGCCGCCGAGCCCGACCACCGCGCAGGCCACGTTCACCGGCGTGGTCCTGGACGGCGGCGGGCGTCCGGTCGACGGTGCGCTCGTGCAGCCCAAGTCGCTGGACCACCCGCCGCAACCGGTGCCCGAACTGGCCGTCTTCTCCGGACCGGACGGCCAGTTCGCATGGCACCTGACGCCGGGCCGCTACGAGTTCTCCGCGACCAAGGAGGGACGCACCGGCACACCGTCCGAGGCCACCGCGGCGGCAGGCGGAACCGAACGCGTCGAACTCCGCCTGCCCTGA
- a CDS encoding radical SAM protein yields MRREEARVDDVGRMAARLRGLTEVELAQVQAELLDVVEYRKSGLSLNSVIGCPLDCGYCVRHVFGNFGMKVPREVVGPEQAVAALTGHRYFRPHLTPVQLMNRATDPMLPVVKPHVFEVLRRLDEQGFTNHVLLITRWRVEEEDCARLNTLRQLRVTLLVTHSGIEDERIEPVDSGVAARSLGLAFGCAERYRVILYWRPIVPGLNDGDRHLERALELSGSAHATVFTGLFFRDEIRNYYRAHGLPEPYEESARRKIFPERLEQRILTAAARAGAGSPLFRKTSCAVAYAHGVADYNGHYGIRELCDICPIEQVTRCANGWQLPDARRVEAMAQELGGRLVAVTERAVVVDGLDEQQRYLMQHTLGFQVHDVAKPHHPHRHGRADLGWPVPVETS; encoded by the coding sequence ATGCGGCGCGAGGAGGCACGGGTGGATGACGTGGGCAGGATGGCCGCTCGGCTTCGGGGGTTGACCGAGGTCGAGCTAGCGCAGGTGCAAGCAGAGCTGCTGGATGTGGTGGAGTACCGGAAGTCCGGGTTAAGCCTGAACTCGGTGATCGGGTGTCCACTCGATTGCGGCTACTGCGTGCGGCACGTGTTCGGCAACTTCGGGATGAAGGTTCCGCGCGAGGTGGTTGGACCGGAGCAGGCCGTGGCGGCGCTGACCGGGCACCGGTACTTCCGGCCGCATCTCACGCCGGTGCAGCTGATGAACCGGGCGACCGATCCGATGCTGCCGGTGGTGAAGCCGCACGTGTTCGAAGTGTTGCGCCGGCTGGACGAGCAAGGGTTCACCAACCACGTCCTGCTGATCACGCGGTGGCGGGTCGAGGAGGAGGACTGCGCCCGGCTGAACACCCTACGACAATTGCGGGTGACGCTGTTGGTCACCCATTCGGGGATCGAGGACGAGCGTATCGAGCCGGTCGACTCGGGTGTCGCCGCGCGGTCGTTGGGGTTGGCGTTCGGGTGCGCCGAGCGGTACCGCGTGATCCTGTACTGGCGGCCGATCGTGCCGGGGCTCAACGACGGCGACCGGCACTTGGAGCGGGCGTTGGAGTTGTCCGGTTCCGCGCACGCGACGGTGTTCACCGGGTTGTTCTTCCGTGACGAGATCCGCAACTACTACCGGGCGCACGGCCTGCCGGAGCCCTACGAGGAATCGGCGCGGCGCAAGATCTTTCCCGAGCGCCTGGAGCAGCGCATCCTCACGGCAGCAGCACGGGCAGGGGCGGGGTCACCCTTGTTCCGCAAGACTTCCTGCGCCGTGGCGTACGCGCACGGGGTCGCGGACTACAACGGACACTATGGGATCCGGGAGTTGTGCGACATCTGCCCCATAGAGCAGGTAACTCGCTGCGCGAATGGATGGCAACTGCCCGACGCACGGCGAGTCGAGGCAATGGCACAAGAGCTGGGCGGCAGGCTGGTCGCGGTGACCGAGCGCGCGGTCGTGGTCGACGGACTGGACGAGCAACAGCGCTACCTCATGCAACACACCCTCGGGTTCCAGGTCCACGACGTGGCCAAGCCACACCACCCGCACCGACACGGTCGAGCCGATCTCGGCTGGCCCGTCCCCGTGGAGACGTCATGA
- a CDS encoding tetratricopeptide repeat protein has translation MDKGTNGGRGNVLPRRSFAQELRAVRGRTSQVTIAQRIGYSASHYSNVENGHKPPTLDFAQACDIAFDTGNRFVELFRSESRAADREGPARPAQLPPTPQVIGRDDAFVALERLLQREPNATSANVIALDGLAGVGKTTLAVAWAHRIRHRYRDGVLFVDLHGHAAEGEPIGPHEVLEHLLTTLGVPAAEIPTTLDWRSALLRTVLDGTNTLLLVDDAVRFDQVRPLIPASPGCLVIVTSRSRLSGLATHYGARCMTVDMLDGPGSVALLRDVVGPERVDAERLATERIASLCGGLPLALRVAAERVAASRHLTLKGLADDLSEAGRRLDVLSPPAGEGAVRTVLSWSYRALGQSERRLFRLLSLHPGREFGVEAAAVIADAGRAEVQRAIDVLVGVHLLQESGVRRYRFHDLVRDYAAELLAAEEPAAEADEVERRLLYWYLHTAAAGNRTMSPKRPQVRMDGWTTSPPPQPHKFASAEQALEWFETELANLAAAVQQALVSEVHEVAFALPVVLGDYLYWRHPWGMWLGPLQACLAEARRLDNRTAQAWILTNLGNAFLDQRRLDDAETSFQEAASLHDGPAGQVWSEVGIGRVLQEQGRHEAASAHYRQARRLCADPGSWSWAVVTCYIADAERAVGQYKAAFGLLTEAITILRAHGDPISTGCAMDKMSEVYHDLGDHTASLDLLHQAIDTSASAADRWGRAQYLRKLGHRYFEAGDREQAHRAWTEALEQFESLGDPRAAQVRADLDAMTLPVPFPRRAG, from the coding sequence ATGGACAAGGGCACGAACGGGGGTCGCGGGAACGTCCTACCGCGCCGATCATTCGCGCAAGAGCTTCGGGCCGTGCGGGGCCGCACATCGCAGGTGACGATCGCGCAGCGGATCGGGTATAGCGCAAGCCACTACTCCAACGTCGAGAACGGTCACAAGCCTCCGACCTTGGACTTCGCCCAAGCGTGTGACATCGCGTTCGACACCGGGAACAGGTTCGTCGAGTTGTTCCGGTCCGAGAGTCGGGCGGCAGACCGGGAAGGACCGGCGCGGCCTGCGCAACTGCCGCCGACACCGCAGGTGATCGGCCGGGACGACGCGTTCGTGGCGTTGGAGCGGCTCCTGCAGCGCGAACCCAACGCCACGTCGGCGAACGTGATCGCATTGGACGGCTTGGCCGGTGTCGGCAAGACGACCCTCGCCGTGGCGTGGGCGCACCGGATCAGGCACCGCTACCGCGATGGAGTGCTGTTCGTCGACCTGCACGGGCACGCGGCGGAAGGCGAGCCGATCGGACCGCACGAGGTCCTGGAACACCTGCTGACGACCCTCGGAGTGCCGGCGGCGGAGATCCCCACGACCCTGGACTGGCGATCGGCTCTGCTGCGCACGGTGCTCGACGGGACGAACACGCTGTTGCTGGTGGACGACGCCGTCCGGTTCGACCAGGTCCGACCGCTCATTCCCGCCTCTCCGGGCTGTCTGGTGATCGTGACGAGCAGGTCACGGCTGTCCGGCTTGGCGACGCACTACGGCGCGCGGTGCATGACCGTCGACATGCTCGACGGCCCGGGTTCGGTGGCGTTGCTGCGTGACGTTGTGGGGCCTGAACGCGTCGATGCCGAGCGGCTTGCGACCGAACGGATCGCGAGTCTGTGCGGTGGCCTGCCGTTGGCGCTCCGGGTCGCGGCCGAGCGTGTGGCGGCGAGCCGCCACCTGACGCTCAAGGGGTTGGCCGACGATCTCTCGGAAGCAGGGCGGCGGCTCGACGTGTTGTCGCCGCCCGCGGGGGAAGGTGCGGTGCGCACCGTGCTGTCGTGGTCCTACAGGGCGTTGGGTCAGTCGGAGAGGCGCTTGTTCCGCCTGCTGAGTCTGCATCCAGGCCGGGAGTTCGGCGTGGAAGCGGCGGCTGTGATCGCCGACGCTGGCCGCGCTGAGGTGCAGCGCGCGATCGACGTGTTGGTCGGTGTCCACCTCCTCCAGGAATCCGGCGTGCGCCGATACCGTTTCCACGACCTCGTCCGGGATTACGCCGCGGAGCTGCTGGCTGCGGAAGAGCCGGCTGCCGAGGCCGACGAGGTCGAACGGCGGTTGCTCTACTGGTACCTGCACACGGCTGCTGCCGGAAACCGCACCATGTCGCCGAAGAGGCCGCAGGTTCGGATGGACGGGTGGACGACCTCCCCGCCGCCGCAACCACACAAGTTCGCGTCGGCGGAACAGGCGCTGGAGTGGTTCGAGACTGAGCTGGCCAACCTCGCCGCGGCGGTGCAGCAGGCGTTGGTCTCCGAGGTCCACGAGGTGGCGTTCGCGTTGCCGGTCGTGCTGGGCGACTACCTGTACTGGCGGCACCCGTGGGGGATGTGGCTGGGGCCTCTCCAAGCGTGCCTGGCCGAAGCCCGTCGTCTCGACAACCGCACCGCCCAGGCGTGGATCCTGACCAACCTCGGCAACGCCTTCCTCGACCAACGCCGGCTCGACGACGCGGAGACGAGCTTCCAAGAGGCCGCTTCGCTACACGACGGACCGGCCGGGCAGGTCTGGAGCGAGGTCGGGATCGGCCGCGTTCTCCAGGAGCAAGGTCGGCACGAAGCCGCCTCAGCCCACTACCGCCAGGCCCGCCGACTGTGCGCCGATCCGGGAAGTTGGTCGTGGGCCGTCGTGACGTGCTACATCGCCGATGCCGAACGCGCAGTGGGTCAGTACAAGGCGGCCTTCGGGCTGCTGACCGAAGCAATCACCATCCTGCGCGCACACGGAGATCCCATCTCCACCGGCTGCGCGATGGACAAGATGTCAGAGGTGTACCACGACCTCGGCGACCACACCGCCTCCCTCGACCTCCTCCACCAAGCGATCGACACCAGCGCATCGGCAGCCGATCGGTGGGGCCGCGCGCAGTACCTGCGCAAGCTGGGCCATCGCTACTTCGAAGCGGGCGACCGAGAACAAGCCCACCGGGCCTGGACGGAAGCGCTGGAGCAGTTCGAATCGCTCGGCGACCCGCGCGCCGCACAAGTCCGCGCCGATCTCGACGCGATGACCCTTCCCGTTCCGTTCCCACGCCGGGCAGGCTGA
- a CDS encoding GAF domain-containing protein produces MAADWLLVETFGGHRREPTVIAVGSSPRGMVSLRAVLGRGPFLSDAIALVGHVIETGMPAEAATATGKRRVVGHPLKTYGGGVHGVYVWVGRVDERPPDRNPAGAWHINLTRHVSSRSDDLLRLYGTSPENWRNEHDLAELFAYGRLQTNSDESKALAMLVRATAGTEHQATWTVRRDDGIRRAAHFACRCVEVPTGRGKVELVVRGITQDIGLAESVPAAPPSTPVLLAQQVLAAEATPDRWRAIVDLRTMRLLRWLDDPLPGAAWKLDAPHRPAIHRMDLRTAVTMSDQLAFSGRTQGTLRLRTEDGGWMKVIVTAALMLLDQHTTAALVTLALPGGDQAD; encoded by the coding sequence ATGGCGGCAGACTGGCTGTTGGTTGAGACGTTCGGCGGCCATCGCCGTGAACCGACGGTGATAGCCGTTGGAAGCAGCCCGAGGGGAATGGTTTCGCTACGAGCGGTACTGGGTCGCGGTCCTTTCCTTTCGGACGCCATTGCCTTGGTGGGACACGTGATCGAGACAGGAATGCCGGCCGAGGCCGCCACCGCAACAGGCAAACGGCGAGTGGTCGGCCATCCCTTGAAGACATACGGCGGTGGTGTGCACGGCGTCTACGTCTGGGTTGGTCGGGTCGATGAGAGGCCACCAGACCGGAACCCTGCAGGCGCGTGGCACATCAATCTCACTCGTCATGTCAGCAGCAGGTCGGACGATCTACTCCGGTTGTACGGGACATCCCCTGAGAACTGGAGAAATGAACACGACCTCGCCGAACTCTTCGCCTACGGGCGTTTGCAAACGAATTCGGACGAGTCGAAGGCTCTGGCGATGCTCGTCCGGGCGACAGCCGGAACAGAGCATCAGGCCACGTGGACGGTGAGGCGGGACGACGGCATACGGCGTGCGGCGCACTTCGCTTGTCGTTGTGTCGAGGTCCCGACCGGCAGGGGCAAGGTCGAACTGGTCGTACGTGGGATCACCCAAGACATTGGCTTGGCCGAGAGCGTGCCGGCGGCGCCCCCGTCGACACCGGTCCTCCTCGCTCAGCAGGTCCTGGCAGCCGAGGCTACGCCTGATCGGTGGCGCGCGATCGTGGACCTTCGCACCATGAGGCTGCTGCGATGGCTCGATGATCCGCTCCCGGGAGCCGCCTGGAAGCTCGACGCCCCACACCGGCCCGCCATTCACCGCATGGATCTTCGCACCGCGGTGACGATGTCGGACCAGTTGGCCTTCAGCGGGCGCACGCAAGGCACTCTGCGTCTCCGCACCGAGGACGGTGGCTGGATGAAGGTGATCGTCACAGCGGCGCTGATGCTGCTCGATCAGCACACCACGGCTGCCCTGGTGACGCTGGCCCTGCCCGGCGGCGACCAGGCCGACTGA